Proteins encoded together in one Lathyrus oleraceus cultivar Zhongwan6 chromosome 5, CAAS_Psat_ZW6_1.0, whole genome shotgun sequence window:
- the LOC127082305 gene encoding uncharacterized protein LOC127082305 gives MEGEASFSQITPPTFDGDNYDLRVVKMESYLEALDLREAVEEDYEIPPLLNNPTMAQLKLHKEKKTKKAKARSCLFTVVSSIIFTRIMTLKTPKSIWDYLKEEYAGDERIRVPERYEASITTLENTKDLSKITLAGVLHALQAQEQRRLMRQDHVVEGALPAKHHEVGSSQSSQSKDKGKKKNYPPCEHCGKMGHPPFRCWRRPDAKCNKCNQLGHEAVICKGKFQQHEANAKVIEQDEEDQIFVATCFSTRSSSECWLIDNGCTNHMTYDKTLFKDLKPVKFSKVIIGNGDYISAKGKGTIVMSTSSGMKTISDVLYVPDIDQNLLSVGQLLEKGFKVLFENQHFLIFDTTGREILRV, from the exons ATGGAAGGTGAAGCAAGTTTCTCACAAATTACTCCGCCCACCTTTGATGGAGACAACTATGACCTTCGGGTAGTTAAAATGGAGTCTTATTTGGAGGCGTTGGACCTTCGGGAAGCCGTGGAAGAGGATTACGAAATTCCTCCGCTGCTGAACAATCCTACCATGGCTCAATTAAAATTGCACAAGGAGAAAAAAACCAAGAAGGCAAAGGCAAGATCATGTCTCTTTACTGTTGTTTCATCAATAATCTTCACCAGAATCATGACTCTCAAAACACCAAAATCAATTTGGGACTACTTAAAGGAAGAATACGCAGGGGATGAGAGGATTCGAG TGCCAGAGAGATACGAAGCATCAATAACTACTTTGGAGAATACGAAGGATCTGTCCAAAATCACCTTAGCAGGAGTGTTACATGCCTTGCAGGCCCAAGAGCAGCGAAGGCTTATGAGACAAGATCACGTGGTTGAAGGTGCTTTACCAGCCAAGCATCATGAAGTTGGAAGTAGTCAAAGCAGCCAAAGCAAAGACAAAGGTAAAAAGAAAAATTACCCACCTTGTGAGCATTGTGGCAAAATGGGTCACCCACCGTTCAGATGTTGGAGAAGACCAGACGCAAAGTGCAACAAGTGCAATCAGCTTGGACATGAAGCTGTAATTTGCAAAGGAAAATTTCAACAACATGAAGCCAATGCCAAGGTTATAGAGCAAGATGAAGAAGATCAAATTTTTGTGGCAACATGCTTCTCAACAAGGAGTAGTTCTGAATGCTGGCTGATTGATAATGGTTGTACAAACCACATGACATATGATAAAACTCTTTTCAAGGATTTGAAGCCTGTAAAATTCTCAAAAGTCATAATTGGGAATGGTGACTATATTTCTGCAAAAGGAAAAGGAACCATTGTAATGTCAACTAGCTCAGGTATGAAAACAATCTCAGATGTTCTGTATGTGCCTGACATTGACCAAAATCTGCTTAGTGTGGGTCAATTGTTAGAAAAGGGATTTAAAGTTCTTTTCGAAAATCAACATTTTCTTATCTTTGACACTACCGGTCGGGAGATTTTAAGGGTTTAA